CAACAACGCTGGTGTTGACGCTCTGGTCCGGCGAGTGCTTGCCTTTCGCAAGCGTCATCCAAGCTCTCCGGGCATCGTGGGTATCAACATTGGAAAGCAAAAGGAAACGCCCATTTCTGAAGCCACACGGGACTACGTGCACTGTTTCGACGCTGTCGCCGACCTTGCCGACTATGTAGCCGTCAACATTTCAAGCCCCAATACACAGAATCTCCGTCAATTGCAGGATCGTGAACCCCTCGAAGCTCTGCTAAAAAGTCTGAACGAGCGCAACAATCAGCGCGAAAAGGCAGGCAAGCGCAGGGTACCCACGCTGCTGAAGATCGCTCCAGATCTGAGCGCCGCCCAACTG
This Puniceicoccaceae bacterium DNA region includes the following protein-coding sequences:
- the pyrD gene encoding dihydroorotate dehydrogenase (quinone); translated protein: NNAGVDALVRRVLAFRKRHPSSPGIVGINIGKQKETPISEATRDYVHCFDAVADLADYVAVNISSPNTQNLRQLQDREPLEALLKSLNERNNQREKAGKRRVPTLLKIAPDLSAAQLESMVQLVVESNWHGMIATNTTIDRTGDNAGYEFPGGLSGAPVRERSTEVIRKIHQLTNGKLPIIGVGGIETGAHAQEKLDAGASLIQVYSGFIYQGPCMIKRMLAQMRS